Proteins co-encoded in one Paraburkholderia terrae genomic window:
- a CDS encoding 50S ribosomal protein L25/general stress protein Ctc, translated as MKVVAFERNLQGTGASRRLRNSGKAPGIVYGAGEPQLIELDHNALWHALKKEAFHSSILELEVAGKSQQVLLRDVQYHPFRQIILHVDFQRVDAKKKLHTKVPLHFMNQETNPAVKTGGAIISHVINEIEIECLPAALPEFIEVDLVKIEAGQSLHATDIVLPAGVALVSHLVAENPVIVSAPVPAGAQSEEASAEGEKPAAE; from the coding sequence ATGAAAGTAGTCGCTTTCGAGCGTAATTTGCAAGGTACGGGTGCGAGCCGCCGCCTGCGTAACTCGGGCAAGGCCCCGGGCATCGTGTACGGCGCTGGCGAACCGCAACTGATCGAACTCGATCACAACGCGCTGTGGCACGCTCTGAAGAAAGAAGCATTCCACTCGTCGATCCTCGAACTGGAAGTGGCAGGCAAGTCGCAACAGGTTCTGCTGCGCGACGTGCAATACCACCCGTTCCGTCAGATCATCCTGCACGTGGACTTCCAGCGCGTCGACGCGAAGAAGAAGCTGCACACGAAGGTGCCGCTCCACTTCATGAATCAGGAAACCAACCCGGCTGTGAAGACGGGTGGCGCGATCATCTCGCACGTCATCAACGAAATCGAAATCGAATGCCTGCCGGCCGCTCTGCCGGAATTCATCGAAGTCGATCTGGTGAAGATCGAAGCGGGTCAATCGCTGCACGCAACGGACATCGTTCTGCCGGCTGGCGTCGCACTGGTTTCGCACCTCGTCGCAGAAAACCCGGTGATCGTTTCGGCGCCGGTTCCTGCTGGTGCCCAGTCGGAAGAAGCGTCGGCTGAAGGCGAAAAGCCGGCTGCCGAATAA
- the leuA gene encoding 2-isopropylmalate synthase, which produces MLRNPAEKYRPFPTVRLTGRKWPTRTIEHAPIWMSTDLRDGNQSLIEPMSIAQKTEFFEMLVAIGFKEIEVGFPSASQTDFDFVRKLIDEKRIPDDVTIEVLVQSRADLIARTFEALEGVPRAIVHLYNAIAPSFRKIVFGLSQDEVKALAVEGTRIIREHADARPQTHWTYQYSPETFSMTELPFAREVCDAVAQTWRPTRDHKMIVNLPATVEAATPNVYADQIEWMDRNLGYRDSIVLSVHPHNDRGTAVAAAELALMAGADRIEGCLFGNGERTGNVDIVTLAMNLYTQGIDPGLDFSDIDAVRRVVERCNQIPVHPRHPYAGDLVYTAFSGSHQDAIRKGFAQQQPDAVWEVPYLPIDPADVGRSYDAVIRVNSQSGKGGATYLVERGMGFVLPRRVQIEFSHAVQTVADQSGEEVTGDAICALFTREYFEADGPAQRVSGSTVRWNKREIAVPATAAASIDGHEAYAKAVAQEMATASKQTIEITSFETARTTDGRTVVFVASRVGEQPMRHGIGVAEDEMTAVVDAVVSGVNRAGWAAVDRRVAA; this is translated from the coding sequence ATGTTGCGCAACCCTGCCGAGAAGTACCGCCCCTTCCCCACCGTCCGCTTGACCGGCCGCAAGTGGCCCACCCGTACGATCGAGCACGCGCCGATCTGGATGAGCACCGATCTGCGCGACGGCAACCAGTCGCTGATCGAGCCGATGAGCATCGCGCAGAAGACAGAGTTCTTCGAGATGCTCGTCGCGATCGGTTTCAAGGAGATCGAAGTCGGTTTTCCGTCGGCGTCGCAAACCGACTTCGATTTCGTCCGCAAGCTGATCGACGAAAAGCGCATTCCTGACGACGTGACCATCGAAGTGCTCGTGCAGTCGCGCGCCGACCTGATCGCGCGCACGTTCGAGGCGCTCGAAGGCGTGCCGCGCGCGATCGTCCATCTGTACAACGCGATCGCGCCGTCGTTCCGCAAGATCGTGTTCGGGCTGTCGCAGGACGAAGTGAAGGCGCTGGCCGTCGAGGGCACGCGGATCATCCGCGAACATGCCGACGCCCGTCCGCAGACGCACTGGACGTACCAGTATTCGCCAGAAACCTTCAGCATGACCGAGTTGCCGTTCGCGCGCGAAGTCTGCGACGCCGTCGCGCAGACGTGGCGCCCGACGCGCGATCACAAGATGATCGTGAACCTGCCCGCCACCGTCGAAGCCGCGACGCCGAACGTGTACGCCGACCAGATCGAGTGGATGGACCGCAATCTCGGCTATCGCGACAGCATCGTGTTGTCGGTGCATCCGCATAACGACCGCGGCACGGCCGTCGCCGCAGCCGAACTCGCGTTGATGGCGGGCGCGGACCGTATCGAAGGGTGTCTGTTCGGTAACGGCGAGCGCACGGGCAACGTCGACATCGTGACGCTTGCGATGAATCTCTATACGCAGGGCATCGACCCCGGCCTCGATTTTTCGGACATCGACGCCGTGCGCCGCGTGGTCGAGCGCTGCAACCAGATTCCCGTGCATCCGCGTCATCCGTATGCGGGCGATCTCGTCTACACGGCGTTCTCCGGCTCGCATCAGGACGCGATCCGCAAGGGCTTCGCGCAGCAACAGCCCGACGCCGTCTGGGAAGTGCCGTATTTGCCCATCGATCCCGCCGACGTCGGCCGCAGCTACGACGCCGTGATCCGCGTGAACAGCCAGTCCGGCAAGGGCGGCGCGACGTATCTGGTCGAGCGCGGCATGGGCTTCGTGTTGCCGCGGCGCGTGCAGATCGAATTCAGCCACGCGGTGCAAACGGTGGCGGATCAGTCAGGCGAGGAAGTGACGGGCGACGCGATCTGCGCGCTCTTTACCCGCGAATATTTCGAGGCGGACGGTCCGGCGCAGCGCGTCAGCGGATCGACGGTGCGCTGGAACAAGCGCGAGATTGCCGTGCCCGCGACGGCGGCGGCGAGCATCGACGGTCATGAAGCGTATGCGAAGGCAGTTGCGCAAGAAATGGCGACGGCTTCGAAGCAAACCATCGAAATTACATCGTTCGAGACGGCGCGCACCACGGACGGCCGCACGGTCGTGTTCGTCGCCAGCCGCGTGGGCGAACAGCCGATGCGTCACGGCATCGGCGTAGCGGAGGACGAAATGACGGCCGTCGTCGATGCCGTAGTGAGCGGCGTCAATCGCGCGGGTTGGGCGGCTGTCGACCGGCGCGTCGCGGCGTAA
- the rsmD gene encoding 16S rRNA (guanine(966)-N(2))-methyltransferase RsmD, translating to MSRTSPSRAKTGAKNGAKSAPSGRGQPHTIRIIGGDWKRTPLPVIDLDGLRPTPDRVRETLFNWLGQRLDGQRCLDLFAGSGALGFEAASRGAVRVLMVERNARAAAQLRANQAKLAAGSIEVAEADGLRLAASLAPGSFDVVFLDPPFGEDLLDRALELATPLVSADGFLYVESGESLDAAGHAALEGWSVVRQGKAGAVHYHLLQRENEE from the coding sequence ATGTCCCGTACTTCCCCCTCACGCGCAAAAACCGGTGCAAAAAACGGCGCAAAAAGCGCGCCTTCCGGCCGTGGCCAACCGCACACTATCCGCATCATCGGCGGCGACTGGAAGCGTACGCCGCTGCCCGTGATCGATCTCGACGGTCTGCGGCCGACACCCGACCGCGTCCGCGAAACGCTGTTCAACTGGCTCGGCCAGCGGCTCGACGGCCAGCGCTGTCTCGATCTTTTCGCCGGCAGCGGCGCGCTTGGCTTCGAGGCCGCGTCGCGTGGCGCGGTGCGCGTACTGATGGTCGAGCGCAATGCGCGCGCGGCGGCGCAACTGCGGGCGAATCAGGCCAAACTGGCGGCGGGCTCAATCGAAGTTGCCGAAGCCGATGGGTTGCGTCTTGCCGCGAGCCTCGCGCCCGGCTCGTTCGACGTCGTGTTCCTCGATCCGCCGTTCGGCGAAGATCTGCTTGACCGCGCGCTCGAACTCGCCACGCCGCTGGTCAGCGCGGATGGCTTCCTGTATGTCGAGTCGGGCGAATCGCTCGATGCCGCCGGACATGCGGCGTTGGAAGGCTGGTCCGTGGTACGGCAGGGCAAGGCAGGCGCCGTCCACTATCATTTGCTGCAGCGCGAAAATGAGGAATAA
- a CDS encoding YfhL family 4Fe-4S dicluster ferredoxin → MALMITDECINCDVCEPECPNDAISMGPEIYVIDPKKCTECVGHFDEPQCVQVCPVECIPRNPEHLETPDQLMEKYNGLQAAKGD, encoded by the coding sequence ATGGCCCTGATGATTACCGACGAGTGCATCAATTGCGACGTTTGCGAGCCCGAGTGCCCGAACGACGCGATTTCGATGGGCCCGGAAATCTATGTGATCGACCCGAAGAAGTGTACCGAATGCGTTGGCCATTTCGATGAGCCGCAATGCGTGCAGGTGTGTCCCGTCGAATGTATTCCGCGCAATCCGGAACATCTGGAGACGCCGGACCAGTTGATGGAGAAGTACAACGGGTTGCAGGCTGCGAAGGGCGACTGA
- the ybiB gene encoding DNA-binding protein YbiB codes for MTDLTDTTPFPCARFIKEIGRGPNGARALTPEDTHALYGAMLDGRVSDLELGAILLAYRVKGESADELAAMLAAAHASFAPVNVKHGTYQAVSIPSYNGARKQPNLVPLLALLLAREGVPVLVHGVTEDPGRVTSAEIFAHLTVAPAQTHADIETSLANQRIAFAPIGTLAPKLARLLSLRRRMGVRNSTHTLVKILQPFAPAGLRLVNYTHPPYRESLTQLFVSHPDMAVGGALLARGTEGEAVADTRRQVQIDWLHDGICETRVSAERSSPDAPEVDLPEGRDAPTTAAWIAAALNGEAPVPAAITRQVELIVDIARKAA; via the coding sequence ATGACCGATCTCACCGACACCACTCCCTTTCCTTGCGCCCGATTCATCAAGGAAATCGGCCGCGGCCCCAACGGCGCGCGCGCGCTCACGCCTGAGGACACGCACGCGCTGTACGGCGCGATGCTCGATGGCCGCGTCTCCGACCTGGAACTGGGCGCGATCCTGCTGGCGTACCGTGTGAAAGGCGAATCCGCCGACGAGCTGGCCGCGATGCTCGCGGCCGCCCACGCTTCGTTTGCGCCCGTCAACGTGAAGCACGGTACGTATCAGGCCGTGTCGATTCCGAGCTACAACGGTGCGCGCAAGCAGCCGAACCTCGTGCCGCTGCTCGCGTTGCTGCTCGCGCGCGAAGGCGTGCCCGTACTGGTGCATGGCGTGACGGAAGATCCGGGCCGCGTGACAAGCGCCGAAATTTTTGCCCATCTGACCGTCGCGCCCGCGCAGACGCACGCGGATATCGAAACGAGCCTCGCAAACCAGCGGATCGCGTTCGCACCCATCGGAACACTCGCGCCGAAGCTGGCGCGGCTGCTGTCGCTGCGTCGGCGGATGGGCGTGCGCAATTCGACCCACACGCTCGTGAAGATTCTTCAGCCCTTCGCGCCGGCGGGCCTGCGGCTCGTGAACTACACGCACCCGCCGTATCGCGAGAGCCTGACCCAGCTATTCGTCTCGCACCCTGACATGGCTGTCGGCGGCGCGCTGCTCGCGCGCGGCACCGAAGGCGAGGCTGTCGCCGATACACGCCGCCAGGTGCAGATCGACTGGCTGCATGACGGCATCTGCGAAACACGCGTTTCGGCCGAGCGCTCGTCGCCGGATGCGCCCGAGGTCGACTTGCCCGAAGGTCGCGACGCGCCGACCACGGCTGCCTGGATCGCAGCCGCGCTGAACGGTGAAGCGCCCGTGCCGGCCGCGATCACGCGTCAGGTCGAATTGATTGTCGACATCGCGCGGAAGGCCGCCTGA
- the pth gene encoding aminoacyl-tRNA hydrolase has product MIKLIVGLGNPGAEYTATRHNAGFWLVDQLAREAGATLRDERRFHGFYAKARLYGEEVHLLEPQTYMNRSGQSVVALAHFFKVLPDQILVAHDELDLPPGTVKLKLGGGSGGHNGLKDISAHLSTQQYWRLRIGIGHPRDLIPESARAGAKPDVANFVLKPPRREEQDVIDESIERALAVMPTVVKGELERAMMQLHRNP; this is encoded by the coding sequence ATGATCAAGCTGATCGTCGGGCTCGGCAATCCGGGCGCCGAATACACCGCGACGCGTCACAACGCCGGTTTCTGGCTCGTCGACCAACTGGCGCGTGAAGCCGGCGCGACGTTGCGCGACGAGCGGCGCTTTCACGGTTTCTATGCGAAAGCGCGTCTGTATGGCGAGGAAGTGCATCTGCTGGAGCCGCAGACGTACATGAACCGCTCGGGTCAATCGGTCGTTGCGCTCGCGCATTTCTTCAAGGTCCTGCCGGATCAGATCCTCGTCGCGCATGACGAACTCGATCTGCCGCCTGGCACCGTGAAGCTGAAGCTCGGCGGCGGAAGCGGCGGGCACAATGGCCTGAAGGACATTTCCGCGCATCTGTCGACGCAGCAATACTGGCGCTTGCGCATCGGCATCGGGCATCCGCGCGACCTGATTCCCGAAAGCGCACGCGCGGGCGCGAAGCCCGACGTCGCGAACTTCGTGCTGAAGCCGCCGCGCCGGGAAGAGCAGGACGTCATCGATGAATCGATCGAACGCGCGCTCGCGGTGATGCCGACCGTCGTCAAGGGCGAACTCGAACGCGCGATGATGCAGTTGCATCGCAATCCCTGA
- a CDS encoding nuclear transport factor 2 family protein, protein MPAKVIEAIRGLERDRFRAMVEGNGPQLDALLSDSVIYVHTNGKRESKQQFIDAITAGRRRYRQIEVQSQDVLPVGRETCVVTGRALIEMEANSGALLFPIAYMAIQAQEDGKWQLIAWQATRCAIE, encoded by the coding sequence ATGCCGGCAAAAGTGATTGAAGCGATTCGCGGGCTCGAGCGCGATCGCTTTCGCGCGATGGTGGAAGGAAACGGACCGCAGCTCGACGCGCTGCTGTCGGATAGCGTCATTTACGTCCACACGAACGGCAAGCGCGAGTCGAAGCAGCAGTTCATCGACGCCATCACGGCCGGGCGCCGCCGTTATCGCCAGATCGAGGTGCAGTCGCAGGACGTGCTGCCTGTCGGCCGCGAGACTTGCGTTGTCACGGGGCGCGCGCTGATCGAGATGGAAGCGAATAGCGGCGCGCTGCTCTTTCCGATCGCCTACATGGCGATTCAGGCGCAGGAAGACGGCAAATGGCAGCTGATCGCGTGGCAGGCGACGCGTTGCGCAATCGAGTGA
- the ftsY gene encoding signal recognition particle-docking protein FtsY, translating to MFSFFKRFKGSKAPDDTPEAPQADSGADVDMQDVAEPEAPAAARLQAVPDSADAPEFDPNYVPDATDFEDSDDEAAEIIPPPVPEAAEKRSWLTRLRSGLSKTSSSITGIFVGAKIDEDLYEELETALLMSDAGVDATEFLLEALREKVRAERLTDPQQVKGALRTLLVDLLKPLEKSLTLGHYQPTVMMIAGVNGAGKTTSIGKLAKHMQHFNQSVLLAAGDTFRAAAREQLAIWGQRNNVTVVQQESGDPAAVIFDAVGAARARKINVVMADTAGRLPTQLHLMEELRKVKRVVGKAMDGAPHEVLLVIDANTGQNALAQVKAFDDALGLTGLIVTKLDGTAKGGILAAIARQRPVPVYFIGVGEKVEDLQPFSAEEFSDALLG from the coding sequence ATGTTCAGCTTTTTCAAACGATTCAAGGGTTCCAAGGCGCCCGACGACACGCCTGAAGCGCCGCAGGCCGATTCCGGCGCCGACGTCGACATGCAGGACGTGGCTGAGCCGGAAGCACCCGCCGCCGCGCGCTTGCAAGCCGTCCCGGACTCGGCCGATGCGCCTGAATTCGATCCCAATTACGTCCCTGACGCCACCGACTTCGAAGATTCGGACGACGAAGCCGCCGAAATCATCCCGCCGCCGGTGCCCGAAGCAGCCGAAAAGCGTTCGTGGCTGACGCGCCTTCGCAGCGGCCTGTCAAAAACCAGTTCGAGCATCACGGGCATCTTCGTCGGCGCGAAGATCGACGAAGACCTGTACGAAGAACTGGAAACGGCGCTGCTGATGTCCGACGCGGGCGTCGACGCGACTGAGTTTCTGCTCGAAGCACTGCGCGAGAAAGTGCGCGCCGAGCGCCTCACCGATCCGCAGCAGGTCAAGGGCGCGCTGCGCACGCTGCTGGTCGATCTGCTGAAGCCGCTGGAAAAGTCGCTAACGCTCGGCCATTACCAGCCGACCGTGATGATGATCGCGGGCGTCAACGGCGCGGGCAAAACCACCAGCATCGGCAAGCTCGCGAAGCATATGCAGCACTTCAACCAGTCGGTGCTGCTGGCTGCGGGCGACACGTTCCGCGCCGCCGCGCGCGAACAGCTCGCGATCTGGGGCCAGCGCAACAACGTGACGGTCGTGCAACAGGAAAGCGGCGACCCCGCCGCGGTGATTTTCGATGCCGTCGGCGCCGCGCGCGCCCGCAAGATCAACGTGGTGATGGCGGACACGGCCGGCCGTCTGCCGACGCAGCTTCATCTGATGGAAGAACTGCGCAAGGTGAAGCGCGTGGTCGGCAAGGCGATGGACGGCGCGCCGCATGAAGTGCTGCTCGTGATCGATGCCAACACCGGTCAGAACGCGCTCGCGCAAGTGAAGGCTTTCGACGATGCGCTCGGTCTTACTGGCCTGATCGTGACGAAGCTCGACGGCACGGCGAAGGGCGGCATTCTCGCGGCGATCGCGCGGCAACGTCCCGTGCCTGTGTACTTTATCGGCGTAGGCGAAAAGGTCGAAGATTTGCAGCCGTTCAGCGCCGAAGAGTTTTCGGATGCGTTGCTGGGTTGA
- a CDS encoding acyloxyacyl hydrolase, translating to MEKKNNHSSNLALKCAVAAALFGVSGLASADQFGVQIAGGLAEHHVRKLDLGFVWDPNLTWWEIGDWHFALIGEAHAAWWHTDEGNDHDNIGEFGVTPVVRFIKGSGAIRPFIEAGIGVRVLTHPSIASSYTLSSAFQFADMVGVGAQFGSRQQYQFGYRFQHISNASIKEPNPGINFQQIYVQYNF from the coding sequence ATGGAAAAAAAGAACAACCACTCGTCTAATCTGGCACTTAAATGTGCCGTCGCTGCAGCGCTTTTCGGCGTATCGGGTCTGGCTTCGGCGGACCAGTTCGGCGTTCAGATCGCGGGCGGTCTCGCCGAGCACCACGTTCGAAAGCTCGACCTGGGCTTCGTCTGGGACCCTAATCTGACCTGGTGGGAAATCGGCGACTGGCATTTCGCGCTGATCGGCGAGGCGCACGCCGCGTGGTGGCATACGGACGAAGGCAACGATCACGACAATATCGGGGAATTCGGCGTGACGCCGGTCGTGCGGTTCATCAAGGGCTCGGGCGCGATCCGTCCGTTCATCGAGGCGGGCATTGGTGTACGGGTTTTGACCCATCCGAGTATCGCGTCGAGTTACACGCTCAGTTCCGCATTCCAGTTCGCCGACATGGTGGGCGTCGGCGCGCAATTCGGCTCGCGTCAGCAGTACCAATTTGGCTACCGCTTTCAGCACATCTCCAATGCAAGTATCAAAGAGCCGAATCCTGGTATAAATTTCCAGCAGATTTACGTGCAGTACAACTTCTGA
- the coaD gene encoding pantetheine-phosphate adenylyltransferase: MVVAVYPGTFDPLTRGHEDLVRRASSIFDTLVVGVADSRNKRPFFNLEERLEIANEVLGHYPNVQVMSFKGLLKDFVRVNNARVIVRGLRAVSDFEYEFQMAGMNRYLLPDVETMFMTPSDQYQFISGTIVREIAQLGGDVSKFVFPSVEKRLQDKVAVLEEARAAAKP, encoded by the coding sequence ATGGTTGTCGCCGTGTATCCGGGTACGTTCGATCCGCTCACGCGCGGTCACGAAGACCTCGTGCGTCGCGCATCGAGCATTTTCGACACGCTGGTGGTGGGCGTCGCGGATAGCCGCAACAAGCGGCCATTCTTTAACCTCGAAGAGCGGCTCGAGATTGCGAACGAAGTGCTCGGCCACTATCCGAACGTTCAGGTGATGAGCTTCAAGGGGCTATTGAAGGATTTCGTCCGCGTCAACAATGCGCGCGTGATCGTGCGCGGGCTGCGCGCCGTGTCGGACTTCGAGTACGAGTTTCAGATGGCGGGCATGAACCGCTATCTGCTGCCCGACGTCGAGACCATGTTCATGACGCCGTCCGATCAGTATCAGTTCATCTCGGGCACGATCGTCCGCGAAATCGCGCAACTCGGCGGGGATGTGAGCAAGTTCGTGTTCCCGTCCGTCGAAAAGCGGCTGCAGGACAAAGTCGCCGTACTAGAAGAGGCGCGAGCCGCCGCCAAGCCGTGA
- the maiA gene encoding maleylacetoacetate isomerase: protein MKLYSYFRSSASYRVRIALNLKNLPYEYLPVHLLRDGGEQFKPEYRKLNHDAIVPTLVDGDQVITQSLAIIEYLEETHPEPPLLPSKPVDRAYVRSIVQQLACEIHPLNNLRVLKYLKRTVGVNDEVKDAWYLHWISSGFAALEEYLVADGRAGKLCFGDTPTIADITLVPQVFNANRFNVDMSPYPTIRRICEHANTLDAFARAEPGVQPDAE from the coding sequence ATGAAGCTGTACAGCTACTTTCGCAGTTCGGCGTCGTATCGCGTGCGGATCGCGCTGAACCTGAAGAACCTGCCTTACGAGTACCTGCCCGTGCATCTGTTGCGCGACGGCGGCGAGCAGTTCAAGCCCGAGTACCGCAAGCTCAATCACGATGCCATCGTTCCCACGCTGGTGGACGGCGACCAGGTGATCACGCAGTCGCTCGCGATCATCGAGTATCTCGAAGAGACGCATCCCGAGCCGCCGCTGCTGCCGTCGAAGCCCGTCGATCGTGCGTATGTCCGCTCGATCGTTCAGCAGCTCGCGTGCGAGATTCATCCGTTGAACAATCTGCGCGTGCTGAAGTATCTGAAGCGCACCGTGGGCGTGAACGACGAGGTAAAGGACGCGTGGTATCTCCATTGGATCAGCTCGGGCTTTGCCGCGCTCGAAGAATATCTCGTTGCGGATGGCCGCGCGGGCAAGCTGTGCTTCGGCGATACGCCCACCATCGCCGATATCACCCTCGTGCCGCAGGTGTTCAACGCAAACCGCTTCAATGTCGATATGAGTCCGTATCCGACCATCCGGCGCATCTGCGAACACGCGAACACGCTCGACGCGTTCGCGCGCGCGGAACCCGGCGTGCAGCCTGATGCCGAGTGA
- a CDS encoding fumarylacetoacetate hydrolase family protein, giving the protein MGYVFAPAPVTAVPVVGSDDQFAVRRIYCVGRNYEAHAREMGHDPDREPPFFFAKPADAVLYVAPGATGEFPYPAQSKNVHFEMELVAAIGKAGKNISADNALDHVYGYALGLDMTRRDLQAEAKKLGRPWDTAKGFDHSAPLGPIHPVSKVGQVGKGAIWLTVNGEEKQRSDVSQLIWSVAETIAYLSTLFELQPGDLIFTGTPEGVGAVVQGDLMKGGVDGLGEFSVRVV; this is encoded by the coding sequence ATGGGTTACGTGTTTGCGCCAGCGCCGGTGACGGCAGTGCCAGTCGTCGGATCGGACGATCAATTCGCGGTGCGACGCATTTACTGCGTCGGTCGCAATTACGAGGCGCACGCGCGCGAAATGGGCCATGATCCCGATCGCGAACCGCCGTTCTTCTTCGCCAAGCCCGCCGATGCCGTGCTGTATGTCGCTCCCGGAGCAACGGGCGAATTTCCGTATCCCGCGCAGTCGAAGAACGTTCACTTTGAGATGGAACTCGTCGCGGCAATCGGCAAGGCAGGCAAGAACATCTCGGCGGACAACGCGCTTGATCACGTCTACGGCTACGCGCTCGGTCTCGACATGACCCGCCGCGACCTGCAGGCGGAAGCGAAGAAGCTGGGCCGTCCGTGGGACACCGCAAAGGGCTTCGACCATTCGGCGCCGCTCGGCCCGATCCATCCCGTTTCGAAAGTCGGTCAGGTCGGCAAGGGCGCGATCTGGCTGACCGTCAACGGCGAGGAAAAGCAGCGTTCGGACGTGTCGCAACTGATCTGGTCCGTCGCCGAGACAATCGCTTATCTGTCGACGCTGTTTGAACTGCAACCGGGCGACCTGATTTTCACGGGCACGCCGGAAGGTGTCGGCGCGGTCGTTCAGGGCGATCTGATGAAGGGTGGCGTGGACGGGCTGGGCGAGTTCAGCGTGCGCGTCGTCTGA
- the hisC gene encoding histidinol-phosphate transaminase → MSRYWSDIVHRLTPYVPGEQPALAHPVKLNTNENPYPPSPAVVSAIRNELGDTAESLRRYPDPTARVLRETVAAHHGLKVDQVFAGNGSDEVLATVFQALLKHDKPILFPDVTYSFYPTYARLYDVAYRTIPLDDAFQIRIDDYTQPNGGVLFPNPNAPTGHALPLSDIERLVASNPNSVVIIDEAYVDFGAQSAISLIGKYPNLLVVHTTSKSRSLAGMRVGFAFGDAALIDALNRVKDSFNSYPLDRLAQAAATAAYKDDAWFRECTEKVIASRERMTAQLTALGFEVVPSSANFVFARHEGYDAATLAAQLREREIFVRHFKLPRIDQHLRISIGTDAECDTLLDALKDILGGYVG, encoded by the coding sequence TTGAGCCGCTACTGGAGCGATATCGTTCACCGGTTGACGCCGTACGTGCCGGGCGAGCAGCCCGCGCTCGCGCATCCCGTGAAGCTGAACACCAACGAGAACCCGTATCCGCCCTCGCCCGCCGTCGTGAGCGCGATTCGCAACGAGCTTGGCGATACCGCCGAGTCGCTGCGCCGCTATCCCGATCCGACGGCACGCGTGTTGCGCGAGACTGTCGCCGCGCATCACGGGCTCAAGGTGGATCAGGTGTTTGCCGGCAACGGTTCGGATGAAGTGCTCGCCACTGTATTTCAGGCGCTTCTGAAGCACGACAAGCCGATTCTCTTTCCGGACGTCACATACAGCTTCTATCCGACCTACGCGCGTCTCTACGACGTCGCGTACCGGACGATTCCTCTCGACGATGCCTTTCAGATCCGCATCGACGACTACACGCAACCAAACGGCGGCGTTCTCTTCCCCAATCCCAACGCACCAACGGGTCATGCGCTGCCGCTTTCGGATATCGAACGACTTGTCGCATCGAATCCGAATTCAGTCGTCATTATCGACGAAGCGTATGTGGACTTCGGCGCGCAATCTGCGATCTCACTGATCGGCAAGTATCCGAATCTTCTCGTCGTGCATACGACGTCGAAGTCGCGCTCGCTTGCCGGGATGCGTGTGGGCTTTGCGTTCGGCGATGCCGCGTTGATCGATGCGTTGAACCGCGTGAAGGACAGCTTCAACTCGTATCCGCTCGACCGTCTCGCGCAGGCCGCCGCGACCGCGGCATACAAGGACGACGCGTGGTTCCGGGAATGCACCGAAAAGGTCATCGCGAGCCGCGAACGAATGACGGCGCAACTGACGGCGCTGGGATTCGAAGTTGTGCCGTCGTCGGCGAATTTCGTGTTCGCGCGTCACGAAGGCTATGACGCAGCAACGTTGGCCGCGCAGCTCAGGGAACGGGAAATCTTCGTGCGGCACTTCAAGCTGCCGCGCATCGATCAGCATCTGCGCATCTCGATCGGCACCGATGCCGAGTGCGACACGCTGCTAGATGCGTTGAAGGATATTCTTGGCGGGTACGTCGGCTAA